The following are encoded together in the Pleurocapsa sp. FMAR1 genome:
- the rsmD gene encoding 16S rRNA (guanine(966)-N(2))-methyltransferase RsmD, with product MRIYGNRQLKTVPGQRTRPTSARVREALFNIWRDRLTDSRWLDLCAGNGSMGAEALCRGASKVVAIEQYGKACNVIEQNWQQLASPEQSYKVIKGDILVKINSLEGQQFDWIYFDPPYDHSYLYLPVLKAIATLELVTLEGAIAVEHNPKFWQAKEVSGLEIYRTKSYGNTTLSFYAVKQ from the coding sequence ATGAGAATTTATGGAAATCGACAGCTAAAAACAGTTCCAGGACAAAGAACCCGTCCCACTTCAGCTAGGGTAAGAGAAGCTTTATTTAATATTTGGCGCGATCGCCTTACCGATAGTCGTTGGCTAGACTTGTGTGCTGGTAATGGTTCGATGGGGGCTGAAGCCCTCTGTCGCGGTGCTAGCAAAGTAGTAGCGATTGAACAGTACGGCAAAGCCTGTAACGTCATTGAGCAAAACTGGCAGCAACTAGCCTCCCCAGAACAGTCTTATAAAGTAATCAAAGGGGACATACTGGTTAAAATTAATAGCCTAGAAGGACAGCAGTTTGACTGGATATATTTCGATCCACCCTACGATCATAGTTATTTATATCTGCCAGTTTTAAAAGCGATCGCGACTCTTGAATTAGTTACCCTCGAAGGTGCGATCGCAGTTGAACACAACCCTAAATTCTGGCAAGCTAAAGAAGTATCAGGTTTAGAGATATATCGTACTAAATCTTATGGCAATACCACCTTAAGTTTTTATGCGGTTAAGCAATGA
- a CDS encoding Tic20 family protein has protein sequence MKSITAIVIYQAQYSTILFMNTPEIDTKDRSLGALIYLFPLVYSLPFGILLLSQFPWLYQFFAPLVAIYGITNSLPFASLLIFFGLWFAVVRNENVSNFLRFNAMQAILLNILQILFSLIMGVLIPAFGGQSLISETLTNTIFMGSVVACFFCIFRSIQGQYAELPLLSDAASSQIR, from the coding sequence ATGAAGAGTATAACTGCAATTGTCATTTATCAAGCACAATACTCAACGATATTATTTATGAACACTCCCGAAATAGACACAAAAGACCGTAGCCTTGGAGCTTTGATCTATTTATTCCCGCTAGTTTATTCTTTGCCCTTTGGCATACTTCTATTATCTCAGTTTCCCTGGCTGTATCAGTTTTTTGCTCCTTTAGTGGCTATTTATGGCATTACCAATAGCCTACCTTTTGCCAGTTTGCTTATTTTCTTTGGTCTATGGTTTGCTGTAGTCAGAAATGAAAATGTGAGCAATTTTCTGCGCTTTAACGCTATGCAGGCTATTTTGCTCAATATTTTGCAGATTTTGTTTAGCTTAATTATGGGAGTTTTAATTCCTGCTTTTGGGGGGCAAAGTCTGATTAGCGAAACTTTAACTAACACTATTTTTATGGGTTCTGTTGTTGCCTGTTTCTTTTGTATTTTTCGTTCAATTCAAGGACAGTATGCCGAACTTCCTCTTCTTTCTGATGCTGCCTCTTCGCAAATTCGTTGA
- the sixA gene encoding phosphohistidine phosphatase SixA, whose protein sequence is MEVYLIRHGIAAERGTYTDDEKRPLVEQGRYKTKKVAEHLLSTKLRFDLILASPLVRAYQTAEILQQVGLSKKMDTFSPLKPHGGIEQWLSWLQQWQAEHPEGKLALVGHQPDLGNWAEMLIWGTVKGQIIVKKSGIVGLKLPGIGTPISRSTLFLLTSPKWMVP, encoded by the coding sequence ATGGAAGTTTATCTAATTCGTCATGGTATCGCTGCTGAACGAGGAACTTATACTGATGATGAAAAACGTCCCTTAGTTGAGCAAGGTCGTTATAAGACCAAGAAAGTAGCAGAACATCTGCTGTCAACTAAATTAAGGTTTGACCTAATTTTGGCTAGTCCTTTAGTACGAGCTTATCAAACCGCAGAAATTCTTCAACAGGTTGGTTTATCGAAAAAAATGGATACTTTTTCTCCTCTTAAACCTCATGGCGGAATTGAGCAGTGGTTAAGCTGGCTACAGCAATGGCAAGCCGAGCATCCTGAAGGAAAACTAGCTTTAGTGGGACATCAGCCAGATTTGGGTAACTGGGCAGAAATGCTGATTTGGGGTACTGTCAAAGGTCAGATAATAGTCAAAAAATCAGGTATTGTTGGCTTGAAGTTGCCTGGCATTGGGACACCAATTTCTCGCAGCACTCTATTTTTGCTTACTTCTCCTAAGTGGATGGTACCTTAA
- a CDS encoding cupin domain-containing protein: protein MRYIIRKNEIESMEGLPKTHYLNQNAKRTNKSLGDVAGLSNLGFHIIEVMPGHESTEYHAHHFEDECVYVLSGKATVTINEIDYEISEGDFVGYPAGGLPHTMKNIGLEVLRCIVTGQRLTRDVVDYPRLGKRLYRYGQSNDLVNTSGISNPSFGRKI from the coding sequence ATGCGATACATCATACGTAAAAATGAGATAGAGAGCATGGAAGGTTTACCGAAGACTCATTATCTCAATCAGAATGCCAAAAGAACTAATAAGTCACTTGGGGACGTTGCTGGCTTGAGCAATTTAGGTTTTCACATTATTGAAGTGATGCCAGGACATGAATCGACAGAATATCACGCACATCATTTTGAAGACGAATGTGTATATGTTCTCTCTGGCAAAGCTACTGTAACTATTAACGAAATCGACTATGAGATAAGTGAAGGAGATTTTGTTGGCTATCCTGCTGGTGGTTTGCCACACACGATGAAAAATATAGGCTTAGAGGTTCTACGTTGCATAGTTACAGGTCAAAGGCTTACCCGTGATGTAGTTGATTATCCCAGACTTGGCAAAAGATTGTATCGTTATGGTCAGTCAAATGATCTAGTAAATACAAGCGGTATTTCCAACCCAAGTTTTGGCAGGAAGATTTGA
- a CDS encoding glutathione S-transferase family protein — protein sequence MANKSLPGKLIVKSGKFVWTTMWQIMMSQLAPGNKSGAYVRPESQLRNFINTKPDNIYQPEANRYRLYVGMGCPWAHRTLVTRALKRLEDAIAVSIVYPSPDAGIWVLSQPELGCNTVPELYQRSQLGYQGRSTVPILWDDQTNTIVNNESAEIIAILNSEFNQYADRSDLELYPESLKTTIDSWNEKIYHTVNNGVYRCGFAQTQSAYEQASQELFATLDQIDAVLKTNRYLCGDRLTLADIRLFTTLFRFDIVYYGLFKCNLRRIRDYDYLGAYLRDIYQLPGVAKTCDLESVKRDYYGNLFPLNPGGIIPIGPDISDLQEPHHRQR from the coding sequence ATGGCAAATAAATCTCTTCCAGGTAAACTGATTGTTAAATCTGGCAAGTTTGTCTGGACAACAATGTGGCAAATTATGATGTCTCAACTTGCTCCGGGCAATAAGTCTGGGGCTTATGTTCGCCCCGAAAGCCAGTTAAGAAATTTTATTAATACCAAGCCAGATAATATTTATCAGCCTGAAGCTAATCGTTATCGTCTGTATGTTGGCATGGGTTGCCCGTGGGCGCATCGTACTTTAGTTACTAGGGCTTTGAAAAGGCTAGAAGATGCGATCGCCGTGTCGATTGTTTATCCTTCACCTGATGCAGGAATTTGGGTTTTGTCCCAGCCAGAATTGGGCTGCAATACCGTACCTGAACTTTATCAGCGATCGCAATTAGGCTATCAAGGGCGTTCTACCGTGCCAATTTTATGGGATGACCAAACTAATACCATTGTTAATAATGAAAGTGCTGAAATTATTGCCATACTCAATTCAGAGTTTAATCAATATGCCGATCGTTCTGACTTGGAACTTTATCCAGAATCTCTAAAAACTACCATTGATAGCTGGAATGAGAAAATTTATCATACCGTTAATAATGGGGTTTATCGTTGTGGTTTTGCCCAAACTCAATCGGCTTATGAACAAGCAAGCCAAGAATTATTTGCCACCCTCGATCAGATAGATGCTGTTCTAAAAACTAACCGCTATCTTTGTGGCGATCGCCTAACTTTAGCAGACATACGCTTATTTACTACTTTGTTTCGTTTTGATATTGTTTATTATGGGCTGTTTAAATGCAATCTTCGTCGTATCCGCGACTACGACTATTTAGGAGCTTATCTACGAGATATTTATCAGTTGCCAGGAGTTGCCAAAACCTGCGATTTAGAAAGCGTCAAACGAGATTATTATGGTAATTTGTTTCCTTTAAATCCAGGCGGTATTATTCCCATTGGACCAGATATTAGTGATTTACAAGAGCCTCATCATCGGCAACGCTAA